CTCGTGGGCATCGTGCTGGTGATCGTGTTCTTTGTCACCTCGTCGGACTCGGGTTCGCTGGTCATCGACACCATCGCCGCAGGCGGCAAGGTGGATGCACCGGTTTCCCAGCGCGTGTTCTGGTGCGTTTTCGAAGGCATCGTGGCCATCGTGCTGTTGCTCTCTGCGGGCGGATTGTCGTCCCTGCAATCCATGGTGATCTCGACAGGTCTGCCGTTTACCTGCGTGCTGCTGGTGATGTGTGTGGCAACCTGGCGCGGTCTTGCCAGCGAGCCGCGCTAACGCCTGAACGCTTCTAAAACAAAATGGACCGCCGCGCCGCATTTGCGTCGCGGCGGTTTTGCCTGTCAGGCCGCTGCATTTTCGCGTTGCTGACGCACTACCACCGGCGTGCAGCCATAACGGCGGCGGAACATCCGGCTGAGATGCGAAGAATCGCAAAACCCGCAATCCAGCGCGATTTGCGCTATGGATTTCTCGCTTGTTTCGATCAGGTGATGGGCCAGTGAAAGCCGGATGCTCAGAAAAGCCGCTTGCGGAGAGGTTTCGAGCGCCAATCGGAAATGCCGTTCAAGCTGGCGCTTGCTGTGCCCCATCCGCCGCGAAATCTCAGCAACTGACATGGGGGTGTCGATGTTTTGCTGCATCAGCAATAGCGCGCGCAAAACGATAGGATCGCGGGTTTTGAAATCCATGCTGATGCCCGGTTGCGGCTTTTCCGGTTGCAGCGCTTCGTCGATAATCATGATGTGCAGGCTTTTGCTGGCCTGTGCCCGTCCGACGTGACGGTCAACCAGATAGGCCGCCAGATGTGCCGAACTGGCGCCGCCGGAACAGGTCAGCCGGTCGCCATCTACCACAAAAATCTGGTCTGATACCGGATTCAGCCCTTCGAACTGGGACAGAAATTCCGCGTGATGAAACCAGCTGACGCAGCAGCGGTAGCCGTCCATCAGCCCTGCCTGATGCAGCATGAAGGCACCGGAACACACCCCCACCAGCGGCACACCCGCCGCAGCCGCCTGATGCAGATATTGGGTATATGTGGCGCTGAGACCGGGCAATTCATCCATCAACCCGCCAACCACCACGATGTAATCAAAACGCGCCGGATCACCCAGGCGTTCGCGCGGCTGCACCGTGATCCCGCAGCTCGACGTCACCAGATCCATGGTGTCGGTCAACACCGTCCAGTTGCACAGAATAGGCCGGCTGCGATCCCCGTCATCTGCGGCAAGCCTCAGGACATCGACAAAATTCGCAAAGGCGCACAGGGTGAAACGCCGGGCCAGAATAAACCCGACCGACAGGCGCACCCCTTCGGGACGCGCGCCGACACTGCGCGATGTCGCCGCGCGCGGTGCCGTTCGTTTCGACTGTGTTTGCGAATCCATCTGGTTGCTCCGTTTGCAGGGCAAGAAATCACAGCTCCATGTCGTAGTCTTAATATCAGGCTGACGCAATCATACTGTTTCGAGGGCGCGTAAACTGCGAAGTTACGTGTCACGAATCCGGGATTCTCTCTTGGATCGCCCTTATTCGCGGCCCTATCATCCCCTGTGGGCGAGATAAAAACGATACATCCGGCGGACGGCTGCGAAAACAGCATGTCGCAACGGTTCTACAAAATGCACGCGCCCAGCCCTGACAAAATCAGGGCACGGCAGAGAGGAGCAATCATGAAGGTTTTGGTCCCCGTGAAGCGGGTCATTGACTATAACGTGAAAATCCGCGTCAAGGCGGACGGAAGCGGCGTCGAGCTTGCCAATGTGAAAATGTCGATGAACCCCTTTGACGAGATTGCCGTCGAAGCGGCCATTCGCTTCAAGGAAGCGGGTCAGGCAGACGAGGTTGTCGTCGTTTCCATCGGTCCCGCCCAAGCGCAGGAAACCCTGCGCACCGCACTGGCGATGGGGGCTGATCGCGCCATTCTGATCGTGGCCGAAGGTACCATCGAACCGCTGGGCGTCGCCAAACTGCTGAAAGCGGTGGTCGAGACCGAAGCGCCCGGACTTGTTATTCTGGGCAAACAGGCCATCGACGACGATGCCAACCAGACCGGCCAGATGCTGTCGGCCCTGCTGGGCTGGTCGCAGGGCACCTTCGCCTCGGCGCTAGAACTGGGCGATGGCCATGCCAAGGTGACACGCGAGGTGGACGAAGGCCTGCAAACCATCGAGATTGCCCTGCCCGCCATCATCACCGCCGATCTGCGCCTGAACGAGCCGCGCTATGCGTCGTTGCCAAACATCATGAAGGCCAAAAAGAAACCTCTGGAGCAAAAAACGCCCGAGGACTTTGGCATCACGGCGGCACCGCGTTTGACAGTGCTGCGCGTCGAAGAACCCGCCGAGCGCACCGCAGGTGTGAAGGTCGCCAGTGTCGCTGACCTGCTCGACCGTCTCAAAAACGAAGCCGGCGTCATCTGACTGAATTCGGAGTAACAAAACATGGCAATTCTGGTCTTTGCAGAACACGACAATGCATCCCTGTCCGAACAGAGCGCAAAAGCGCTGACAGCCGCGCTGCAAATCGGCAGCGATGTCGATATTCTGGTCGCGGGCAAAAACGCCGATGCGGCAATTGCGCAGGCCGCACAGCTGGGCGGTGTGCGCAGCGTGATCGTTGCGGATGCAGACGCGCTTGAGCATCGTCTTGCAGAAGCGACAGCGGATCTGATTGTGGCGCTTTCCGTCGATTACGACACGATCCTGGCCCCCGCCACTGCCACCGGCAAAAACGTCCTGCCCCGCGTTGCGGCGCTGCTGGACGTGGCCCAAATCTCGGAAATCACCGAGGTTGTTTCCCCCGACACCTTCAAGCGTCCGATCTATGCCGGAAACGCCATCGAAGTGGTGCAAAGCACCGAGGCCAAGCGCGTTCTGACTGTGCGCACCGCAGGGTTCAGCGCGGCCAGCGCCGCCGATGCCGCCGCCCCGGTGAAACATGTCGAGACACCCAACGCTTCTGATCTGTCGCGTTTCATCGCCAACACCCTGTCCGACAGCGACCGGCCCAACCTGAGCTCGGCCAAAATCATCGTGTCGGGGGGCCGTGCGCTTGGCTCGCAGGACAGGTTCCAGAAGGTGCTGTCGCCACTGGCGGACAAGCTTGGCGCCGCTGTTGGCGCGTCGCGCGCGGCGGTTGATGCAGGCTATGCCGCGAACGATCTGCAAATCGGGCAAACCGGCAAGGTCGTCGCCCCCGATCTGTACATCGCCTGCGGGATTTCCGGCGCGATCCAGCACCTGGCCGGAATGAAAGACAGCAAGGTAATTGTCGCGATCAACACCGACGAAGAGGCACCGATTTTTCAGGTGTCCGATTACGGGATGGTCGCAGATATCTTTGATGTCCTGCCCGAACTCGTTCGCCAGCTGTAAGCCCCAAGGTTTATCATTTCTGGCCGAATCCGCCAGTTTGATGCAATCTCACCCCTCACTTTTGCTGTCAGATGACGCCTTTGTCACAGCGAATGCCGGAATAGTTTTGGCAGCCTAACGCAACCCGTTGCATGTCTCTTTGACAACTCGAACAATTGGAATGATCTATGTCCTCGTTTCCCAAACACGCGAATGTCGTCATCGTCGGTCTCGGCGGCATTGTTGGCGCTTCTGTCGCCCACCACCTGATCGAACGCGGCTGGACTGATATTGTCGGTATCGACAAATCGGGCATTCCGACCGACGTTGGTTCGACGGCCCACGCCTCTGACTTTTGCTATGCCACTGCGCATGACGAACTGACCTGCTGGACCACCATGTACTCGATGGATTTCTACGAGAAGATGGGCAACTACTCGCGGATCGGCGGCCTTGAGGTCGCGCGCGTGGGCGATGATGCCCGCATGGCCGAACTGCGCCGCCGTTGCGATTCAGGCCGCGCGTTTGGCACCAATGTCAAAATGATCTCGGCGGCCGAAGCCAAAGAGAAATTCCCGCTTCTGGAAGAAGACCAGATCCAGGGCGCAATGTGGGACCCGGATGCGGGTCTGGTGATTCCGCGTTCGCAGACTGTTGCGGGCAAGCTGGTGGATGCGGCCGAGAAAACCGGCAAGCTGAAAGCCTTTGCCAACACCCCGGCGTTGGAGCTGATCACCGAAGATGGCCGCATCAAGGGCGTCAAAACCTCGCGCGGCACCATCACCGCCGATTACGTTGTGGTTTGCGCCGGCCTTTGGGGCCGTCTGATTGCCGAAATGGCGGGCGAAGATCTGCCCGTGATGCCGGTCGACCACCCGCTGACATTCTTCGGACCCTATAACGAATTTGCGGACACCGGTCTGGAAATCGGCCGTCCGCTGCTGCGCGATCAGGGCAACTCGGCCTATATGCGCGACACGGGCGATCCCAAAACCGCCGAAGGTGGTCAGATGGAATGGGGCTATTACTACGAAAAAGACGTGCGCATGGTGCACCCCCGCGAGCTGCTTGAAAAAGACCAGGCCCGCCTGTCGCCCTCGCAGCGCGATCTTGAGCTGGAAGATGTGATTGAACCGCTTGAGCGCGCGATGGAGCTGACGCCCATCCTGGCCGAGCTTGGCTACAACGAAAGCCATTCGTTCAACGGTTTGCTGCAAACCACAACCGATGGCGGCCCGTCGATGGGCGAAAGCCGCAAGCTGCGTGGCCTGTGGTATGCGGTTGCGATCTGGGTCAAGGATGGCCCCGGCATGGGCAAGCTGGTTGCCGACTGGATGACCGACGGGCGCACCCATATCGACCACCATTCGGTCGATTACGCACGCTTCAACGAATTCCAGCTGAACGAGGATTACATCTCGGGCCGCTGTGCAGAAACCGCCGCGAAAATCTATAACCCGCCGGTTCACCCGCGCGAACCCTTTGCCAATGCCCGTGGCATCCGCCGCTCGCCGTTCTATGAGCGCGAAATCGAACTGGGTGGTCACTTTATGGAGCTTGGCGGCTGGGAGCGGGCGCACGGCTATGAAGCCAACGCGCATCTGCTTGAGAAATATGCCGATCAGGTGCCTGTGCGTGAAAACGAGTGGGACAACCGTCACTTCTGGCGCGTGTCCAACGCCGAGCAGCTGGAGATGAGCGCCGACTGCGGCATCATCAACCTGTCGCACTTCCACATGACCGACATTTCGGGGCCCGACCATGTCGCGCTGATGGAATGGCTGTGCGCCGCCAAAGTCGGTGGCGACAATATGGTTGGCAAGGGCATCTATACCCACATGCTGGACGAAGAAGGCAACGTACGCGCCGACTTTACCGTGTTCCGCATGGCCGATCGTTGCCGTTTGGTGAACGGGGCCGATGCCGGCCCGCGCGATCTGGAATATATGAAGCGCACCGCGCAGGACCGTGGGCTGGACGTCACCATCACCGACGTGACCGAAGCCTATACTACCATCGGCATCTGGGGCCCGAATGCCCGTGACACCCTGAAAAAGGTCGTCGCGGACCCGGACGGGCTGGATCACGAAAACTTCCCCTTCGCGGCCATCAAGCAGATCGAGATTGCAGGCAAATCGGTCAGCGCCTTCCGCATCTCTTATGTGGGCGAACAGGGCTGGGAACTTCACCTGCCCTACGCGGACGGTCTGGCCGTCTGGGACGCGCTGCGTGAAACCGGTGTCATGGCGTTCGGCGTCGAAACCTATGCAAACTCGCGTCGTCTGGAAAAATCGCTGCGCCTGCAAAACGCTGACTTGCAAACGCGCTACAACCTGTACGAGGCAGACCTGTCGCGTCCCAAGGTCAAAGAGGCCGATTTCTGCGGCAAGGAAAAGCACCTTGAGTATCGCGCACGCGAACATCAGCCTGCCATGCTGTGCACATTGGTGATGCATGACAACGTCGATAGCCAGGGCGTCGCGCGTTATCCGGTGAACACCATGCCGGTGATGGACCCCGAGACCAACGAAGTGCTGGTTGATGCGTTGGGGCGTCGTTCCTATACCTCGTCGCAGGCGTTCGGCCCGACCGTTGGCAAAAACATCATGCTGGCCTATCTGCCGCATGACTATTGCCAGATCGGTCGCAAACTGCGGGTGACGTATTTTGACGAGCCGTTCGAGGTTGAGGTTGCTGGCATCGGCTATGCGCCGCTGTACGACCCCGAAAACCTCAAGCCGCGCAGCTAAGCTGCAAGGTCAGGACACAACAAGAAACCGGCGGGAACACTCCTGCCGGTTTTTTCATGGCTGAATGGGTCCTATAGCGTCCCGCCTTTAACCTGAAACACGAGGATCGCTTTTCGCGTTGGAGGCGCAGCCGACAGGCAGCGAACAAGCGATTCAAGTTTAAGGCGGGGCGCTCTAAGCCGGTTTCGCCAGCCATTCCGCAAACAGTCGTGCATTCGCTGACGCACGCCCATGAATGCGCAGATAAAACGAATGCGGCGACTCCATCGTTTCCGGCGTCAGCCGGACCAATCGTCCGCTGCTCAGATAGCCGCCCAGCAATCCTTCCCAGCCCAACACCGCGCCAATGTGATCTTCTGCCGCCTGAAGCGAGATCAGGTAATTGTTCAGATAAAATCCGGGGCCGGACGGCGCCGTGCGGTCGAAATTGGCAAACCAGTCTGTCCATTCGGTATAGGGGTTGATGCCGGATTGCGTGTGAATAAGCGGAACCGACAGCAGATCGTCGATGTTCTCGATTTTCCAGGTCTCGGCAAATTGTTCACTGCCCATCGCCAGAATCCGGTCGTGGAACAACACACGCGTTTCTCCTTCTTCGGAAGACGGATCGCCATAGTGAATACTCAGGTCGACACCCTGCGCTTTTCCCTGATCTTGGATGAGCTGTGATATAGCCACTCCGGGATGGGTCTTCCAGAAAGCGCCCAGGCGCGGCGTCAGCCAAAGACCGCTCATCGCTGTCGTCGCAGAGATCGAAGCCCCCATATGCGCCTGATGGTTTCGGATCCGCGCGACGCATTCCGATATCGTTTCAAAACCGCGTTGCAAGGCAACAAACAGCAAGGCCCCTGATTCGGTCAGCTCGACGCCCCTATAATGCCTGTTAAACAAGGGCTGATCCAACTCCCGCTCCAAAGCCTTGATGCGGTGACTTACGGCGGCGGGGGTCACGTTCAACTCGGCTGATGCCTGCTTGAAGCTCAAATTTCGTGCAGCGGCCTCAAAACAGGCAAGATCACCGAGTGAGGGCAGATCATAGGGTTTCAGCACTGGAATAGTCGCTTTCTGTTCTGGGATGTCGCCAATGGATCACAGCCAAAATGAGATTACTCATGCTAATCTCACATGAGATTTTTTACAATTGCCAACTGCCGCGCAGAATGACTTTGTCCGCGCAATTAGGGCCACCCGCGACAGGAGTTTCGCCATGGCAATGCCAACACCTCACCTTGCCGACCTGCTGACGCAGCACCGCCCTGGATACGGGCTGCCCCAGCCGTTCTACAATTCCTCAGACATCTTTCAGGCGGATCTTGAAGCGATCTGGTATCGCGACTGGCTGTTTGCCGTCCCGGCCTGCCAGCTTGATAAAACCGGCAGCTACCAGCGGCTTCAGGTCGGCGCCTATGATGTCATCATCCTGCGCAACAGCAAGGGCGAGATCAACGCCTTTCACAACAGCTGCCGTCACCGCGGCTCGGTGCTTTGCTCGTCCGCTCAGGGCCGCGTGGCAAACCTGACATGCCCCTATCACCAATGGACCTACGACCTGGACGGGCGCCTGCTGTGGGCGCGCGACATGGGCCAGGATTTTGACCCCTCCAAACACGGGCTGAAGCCGGTGCATTGCCGCATCGTTGCGGGGCTGGTGTACATCTGCCTGGCAAATGAAGCACCCGATTTCGACGATTTCGTCGAAACCTCCTCGCCCTATCTGGGCGTACACGACCTGTCGAACGCCAAGGTGGCCTTTCAGTCGACCATCACTGAAAACGGCAACTGGAAGCTGGTCTGGGAAAACAACCGCGAGTGCTATCACTGCTCGGGCAACCACCCCGACCTGTGCCGCACCTATCCCGAAGATCCCTCGATCACCGGCGTGGCCCATGGTGGCGTGTTCCCCGAAAAGGTTGAAAACCACTTTAACCGGCTTGAAGGCGCAGGCGTTCCGTCGCGGTTCAAGATGGGCAAGAACGGCGAGTACCGCATCACACGGATGCCGCTGCTTGACGGGGCCGAAAGCTATACCGTCAACGGCAAGATTGCCGTGCAGAAACGTCTGGGTCAGGTGCCCTTCCTTGACGCGGGCACATTGCTGATGTTCCACTATCCGGCCACCTGGAACCACTTCCTGACCGACCATTCCATCACCTTCCGCGTGACCCCCATCGGCCCGCAGGAAACGCAGGTTCAAACCACCTGGCTGGTGAACAAGGATGCGGTTGAAGGCGTGGATTACGACCTGAAAAACCTGACGACCGTCTGGGAGCACACCAACGACGAGGACCGTCGCGTTGTCGAGAACAACCAGTCGGGCATCAACTCGCCGGCCTATGAACCGGGCCCCTACTCTCCCCAGCATGAAGACGGCGTGATCCAGTTTGTAAACTGGTATCTCGACCGGATGCGCGCGTCGCACCTGCCTGCAAACCTTGCTGCGGAGTAACAGCAGATGACAAAGAAACTGGCCGTCAAAACCGATCACTGGACCGATGACGAACCGCTTGAATGTGTCTCGATCCTGCCTGAATCGCCGGATGTTGTCACAGCGTGCTTTCAGGCGCCTTCGGGGCGGGATTTCAACTTTGATGCGGGGCAGTTCGTCACGCTTGAGCTGCCAGTGCCGGGCGGGCCGCTTTACCGCACCTACACGATTTCGTCGTCGCCTTCGCGCCCCAAGTCGCTGACGATCACGATCAAGGCGCAGCCGGATTCCATCGGCACCCGCTGGATCATCGACAACCTGCGTCAGGGCATGACACTCAAGGCGATGGGCCCGGCCGGGCACTTCACCTCGTCCGTGCACCCTGCTGAAAAATATCTGTTTATCTCGGCCGGTTCGGGCATCACGCCCATGATGTCCATGACCACCGAGATCTACGATCTGGGGCGTCCATGTGACATCGTCTTTGTCAACTGCGCCCGCAGCCCGTCGGAAATCATTTTCAAGCGTCGCCTCGAGCATATGGCCACCCGTATTTCGGGTCTGGATCTGAAATGGGTCGTCGAAAAGGCCGACATCTATCAGCCCTGGACCGGATACCAGGGGCGGTTCAACCAGCTGATGCTGGGTTTGATGGCTCCCGACTATCTGGAACGCGAAGTGTTCTGCTGCGGTCCCGAGGTCTTTATGCAATCGGTGCGCGAGGCGCTGGCCGGTCTGGGCTTTGACATGGACCATTACCATCAGGAAAGCTTCCAGGCGCCACAGCTTCCTACGATGGACAATATCGAAGTTCCCACACCCGAAGACGATCTGCCGGAAGAGCATGTTCAGGCCGAGGTGGTCTTTGACATCAGCGGTGTCACGACCAACTGCCCCGAAACCGATACTGTCCTTGCCGCTGCACGTTCGGCCGGCATTGCGATCCCGTCGGGCTGCACCTTTGGTGTCTGCGGCACCTGCAAGGTCAAAAAGAACAGCGGCGATGTGCATATGGTGCACAACGGCGGCATCACCGAGGAAGAGATCGACGAAGGCTACATTCTCGCCTGCTGCTCGAACCCGCGCGGACGGGTCCAGCTTGACCTCTGAGGTTGCGGCGATCTTGGGATGAAGTACCAAAGCCGGGGTGGTTCTGCTGCTCCGGCTTTGTTTATGTGTAATTGCGCAGCAGAACGCCCACGGCAGGCAGGTCCTCGCCCGCTTCGCTGTGTCCGGCCTGGGCCTTGCGATATTCTGACGGAGTCACGCCACGCTCGGCCTTGAGCGTGCGCGACAGGTGCGGTCCATCGCAAAAGCCGCAGGCCAGCGCGACCTCGGTGATCGACGCATCGGTTGCGCGCAGCCGTTGCAGCGCCCGTTCCAGCCGCAAATCCAGATAGACCTTGGTCGGGGTCTGATGCAGATCGGCAAGAAACCGGCGCTCAAGCGTTCTGCGCCCCACGTCCAGCGCGCGCGCCAGTTCGTCGACAGTTTTTGGCATTTCAAGATGCTGCTGCATCCGCAACACCGCACGT
This Pseudosulfitobacter sp. DSM 107133 DNA region includes the following protein-coding sequences:
- a CDS encoding electron transfer flavoprotein subunit alpha/FixB family protein — protein: MAILVFAEHDNASLSEQSAKALTAALQIGSDVDILVAGKNADAAIAQAAQLGGVRSVIVADADALEHRLAEATADLIVALSVDYDTILAPATATGKNVLPRVAALLDVAQISEITEVVSPDTFKRPIYAGNAIEVVQSTEAKRVLTVRTAGFSAASAADAAAPVKHVETPNASDLSRFIANTLSDSDRPNLSSAKIIVSGGRALGSQDRFQKVLSPLADKLGAAVGASRAAVDAGYAANDLQIGQTGKVVAPDLYIACGISGAIQHLAGMKDSKVIVAINTDEEAPIFQVSDYGMVADIFDVLPELVRQL
- a CDS encoding FAD-dependent oxidoreductase gives rise to the protein MSSFPKHANVVIVGLGGIVGASVAHHLIERGWTDIVGIDKSGIPTDVGSTAHASDFCYATAHDELTCWTTMYSMDFYEKMGNYSRIGGLEVARVGDDARMAELRRRCDSGRAFGTNVKMISAAEAKEKFPLLEEDQIQGAMWDPDAGLVIPRSQTVAGKLVDAAEKTGKLKAFANTPALELITEDGRIKGVKTSRGTITADYVVVCAGLWGRLIAEMAGEDLPVMPVDHPLTFFGPYNEFADTGLEIGRPLLRDQGNSAYMRDTGDPKTAEGGQMEWGYYYEKDVRMVHPRELLEKDQARLSPSQRDLELEDVIEPLERAMELTPILAELGYNESHSFNGLLQTTTDGGPSMGESRKLRGLWYAVAIWVKDGPGMGKLVADWMTDGRTHIDHHSVDYARFNEFQLNEDYISGRCAETAAKIYNPPVHPREPFANARGIRRSPFYEREIELGGHFMELGGWERAHGYEANAHLLEKYADQVPVRENEWDNRHFWRVSNAEQLEMSADCGIINLSHFHMTDISGPDHVALMEWLCAAKVGGDNMVGKGIYTHMLDEEGNVRADFTVFRMADRCRLVNGADAGPRDLEYMKRTAQDRGLDVTITDVTEAYTTIGIWGPNARDTLKKVVADPDGLDHENFPFAAIKQIEIAGKSVSAFRISYVGEQGWELHLPYADGLAVWDALRETGVMAFGVETYANSRRLEKSLRLQNADLQTRYNLYEADLSRPKVKEADFCGKEKHLEYRAREHQPAMLCTLVMHDNVDSQGVARYPVNTMPVMDPETNEVLVDALGRRSYTSSQAFGPTVGKNIMLAYLPHDYCQIGRKLRVTYFDEPFEVEVAGIGYAPLYDPENLKPRS
- a CDS encoding electron transfer flavoprotein subunit beta/FixA family protein, whose translation is MKVLVPVKRVIDYNVKIRVKADGSGVELANVKMSMNPFDEIAVEAAIRFKEAGQADEVVVVSIGPAQAQETLRTALAMGADRAILIVAEGTIEPLGVAKLLKAVVETEAPGLVILGKQAIDDDANQTGQMLSALLGWSQGTFASALELGDGHAKVTREVDEGLQTIEIALPAIITADLRLNEPRYASLPNIMKAKKKPLEQKTPEDFGITAAPRLTVLRVEEPAERTAGVKVASVADLLDRLKNEAGVI
- a CDS encoding aromatic ring-hydroxylating dioxygenase subunit alpha; the encoded protein is MAMPTPHLADLLTQHRPGYGLPQPFYNSSDIFQADLEAIWYRDWLFAVPACQLDKTGSYQRLQVGAYDVIILRNSKGEINAFHNSCRHRGSVLCSSAQGRVANLTCPYHQWTYDLDGRLLWARDMGQDFDPSKHGLKPVHCRIVAGLVYICLANEAPDFDDFVETSSPYLGVHDLSNAKVAFQSTITENGNWKLVWENNRECYHCSGNHPDLCRTYPEDPSITGVAHGGVFPEKVENHFNRLEGAGVPSRFKMGKNGEYRITRMPLLDGAESYTVNGKIAVQKRLGQVPFLDAGTLLMFHYPATWNHFLTDHSITFRVTPIGPQETQVQTTWLVNKDAVEGVDYDLKNLTTVWEHTNDEDRRVVENNQSGINSPAYEPGPYSPQHEDGVIQFVNWYLDRMRASHLPANLAAE
- a CDS encoding hybrid-cluster NAD(P)-dependent oxidoreductase — translated: MTKKLAVKTDHWTDDEPLECVSILPESPDVVTACFQAPSGRDFNFDAGQFVTLELPVPGGPLYRTYTISSSPSRPKSLTITIKAQPDSIGTRWIIDNLRQGMTLKAMGPAGHFTSSVHPAEKYLFISAGSGITPMMSMTTEIYDLGRPCDIVFVNCARSPSEIIFKRRLEHMATRISGLDLKWVVEKADIYQPWTGYQGRFNQLMLGLMAPDYLEREVFCCGPEVFMQSVREALAGLGFDMDHYHQESFQAPQLPTMDNIEVPTPEDDLPEEHVQAEVVFDISGVTTNCPETDTVLAAARSAGIAIPSGCTFGVCGTCKVKKNSGDVHMVHNGGITEEEIDEGYILACCSNPRGRVQLDL
- a CDS encoding LysR family transcriptional regulator, with amino-acid sequence MLKPYDLPSLGDLACFEAAARNLSFKQASAELNVTPAAVSHRIKALERELDQPLFNRHYRGVELTESGALLFVALQRGFETISECVARIRNHQAHMGASISATTAMSGLWLTPRLGAFWKTHPGVAISQLIQDQGKAQGVDLSIHYGDPSSEEGETRVLFHDRILAMGSEQFAETWKIENIDDLLSVPLIHTQSGINPYTEWTDWFANFDRTAPSGPGFYLNNYLISLQAAEDHIGAVLGWEGLLGGYLSSGRLVRLTPETMESPHSFYLRIHGRASANARLFAEWLAKPA
- a CDS encoding GlxA family transcriptional regulator, with product MDSQTQSKRTAPRAATSRSVGARPEGVRLSVGFILARRFTLCAFANFVDVLRLAADDGDRSRPILCNWTVLTDTMDLVTSSCGITVQPRERLGDPARFDYIVVVGGLMDELPGLSATYTQYLHQAAAAGVPLVGVCSGAFMLHQAGLMDGYRCCVSWFHHAEFLSQFEGLNPVSDQIFVVDGDRLTCSGGASSAHLAAYLVDRHVGRAQASKSLHIMIIDEALQPEKPQPGISMDFKTRDPIVLRALLLMQQNIDTPMSVAEISRRMGHSKRQLERHFRLALETSPQAAFLSIRLSLAHHLIETSEKSIAQIALDCGFCDSSHLSRMFRRRYGCTPVVVRQQRENAAA